The DNA sequence CAGGCCGTTCGGCCGCTTGGCCAGCCCCTCGAGGCGGAAGAGGGGGTCCGGCAGGGCGGCGATCTCCTTCAGGCCCGCCACCAGGTCCTTCCGGGTCCTCTCGTCCAGCCGGAGCCGGTCCAGCTTGGCCTTGGGAAGCCCCGCCTTCTGGGCGGCCTCGAGGTCCTGTTCGTTGGCCTCCCGCACCTCTTCCCACCGCGCCTCCAAAAGCCGGGCCATGGCCAAGAGCGCCCCATTCCGGTCCCCCTTGGCGACCTCCGGAAGCCTCGCCCGGGCCCTTTCCGCAAGTTCCCGCAAGCTCATGCCTCCTCCTTCAAGGCCAGGTGGTCCCGGTGGACCACCTCCTCCGTGTACCGGTAGCCCAGCACCTCCTCGATCTCCCGGGTCTTCCGCCCCAGGATGCGGGCCACCTCCTCGGCGGCGTAGTTGGCAAGCCCCACCCCCACCTCCCGCCCCTCCTCGTCCAAAAGCCGCACCGGCTCCCCCCGGCCGAACCTCCCCCGCACCGCCTTGATCCCCGCCGGCAGGAGGCTCGCCCCCCGCTCCCTTAGGGCCCGGGCCGCCCCCCGGTCCAGGACCAGCTCCCCCTTGGGGCGGCGCAGGTGGTAGAGCCAGACCTTCTCCCCCCGGTAGCGGGCCCGGGCGTGGAAGTAGGTGCCGAGGGCCTCCCCTTTAAGGGCCCGGAGGAGGGCGGCCCTCTCCCGGCCGGGCAAAAGGAGGGTGGGGATGCCCACGTCCGCCGCCCTCTTCGCCGCCAGGAGCTTGCTCCGCATCCCCCCGCTTCCCAAGGGGTTTCCCTCCCCCGCGAGGCCCAAGACCTCCTCCACCCGCCCCACCTCCTTCAGGGGCCGGGCCTGGGGGTTTTTCTTGGGGTCTTCCTCGTAGAGGGCGTCCACGTCGGAGAGAAGAACCAGAAGGCCCGCCCCCACCACCGCCGAGACCTGGGCGGAGAGCTGGTCGTTGTCCCCGAAGCGGATCTCGTCAAAGGCCACGGTGTCGTTCTCGTTGATGACGGGCAGGACCCCTAGTTCAAAGAGCTTTTCCAAAGTGCCCCGGGCGTTCAGGTAGCGGGCGCGGCTTTCCAGGTCTTCGGCGGTGAGGAGGACCTGGGCCACCTCCACCCCGAAGGGGCGGAAGGCCTTGCGCCAGGCCTCCATCAGGAGGGGTTGGCCTACCGCCGCCAGGGCCTGCTTGCCCGGCATGTCCTTGGGCCGGGGAAGGCCCAGGTGGCGCATCCCCGCCGCCACCGCCCCCGAGGAAACCAGGGCCAGGCGGCGCCCCTCCCTCCTCAGGGCGGCCATCTGCTCGGCCAGGTGGGCCATGACCTCGAGGTCCAGCCCCCCCTCCCCCGCGAGGACCGCGCTGCCCACCTTGACCACCAGGGTTTTGGCGTCCAGGCCCGGCCGCATCCCGCCTCCTTGGGGGTCAGGATACCACGCTCATCCACCCGAGGCCCGGGGGGTGTACCCTTAGCTGTGCGGACCGCTTTCGGGTTTTTGGCCTTGGTCCTGCTTCTTTCCGCCTGCGAGCTCTTCTCCGCCAACCGGCCCCCGGTGATCTCGGGGTTTTCGGCCTCGCCGCTTTCGGGGTCTGCCCCCTTAAGCGTCTCCTTTTCGTGGACGGCCTCCGACCCAGACGGGGACGCCTTGGCCTGCGCCCTAAGCCCGGGGGATGGGACCCCAGCGTACCAGGGATGTGCTCCCCGGTCCCACACCTACGCCGTCCCGGGAACCTACACCGCCCGCCTTACGGTCTCGGACGGGAGGGGTGGCCAGGTGGAGAGGAGCCTGTCCGTACAGGTAAAGCCCCCTTCCGACTTCACCCTTTCCCTGAACCCCACTTCTCTCACGGTTCAGCAGGGGGGTAGCGGGACCACCCAGCTCACCCTGACCCCGCAGAACGGGTTTACGGGGACGGTGAGCCTGGCCCTCGAGGACCAGAACGGTAACCCTGCTCCAGGCGGGATCGCCTTGAGCCCCAACACGCTCACGGTAAGCGGGTCTAACCCGGTGATCCAGACCCTGACCCTGAGCGTGGCTTCCGGCGTGGCCCCGGGAAGCTACGCCTTGCGGGTCAAGGCCCAAAGCGGGAGCCTGAGCCGTACGGCCAGCCTGGCCCTCACGGTGACCGGGTCCCAGTCCTCTGACTTTACCCTTACCCTGGAGAGTTCTCAACTCACCGTGAGCCCCGGGGGCATCGCCTACGTGCGCCTGGTTTTGAACGGGACCTACACGGGCCAGGTGGCGCTGAGCCTGGTGGACGCCAACCGGAACCCCTTCTCCCAGGTGACCCTTTCCCCCACCTCCGCTCCCGTGCCCTCGGCCCCCATGCTGGAGCTCGCCGCTTCCTCGAGCCTGGCCCCCGGTACGTACAGCCTTTACGTGCGGGGCACCGGGGGTAGCCTGGTGCGAGAGACCCCTCTGACCCTTACTGTCTCCTCGCCGCCCGCACCCACCTTCAGCCTCGCTTTAAACCCCACCTCCCTGGCCGTGGTCCAGGGCGGCTCGGGCCAGGTGACCCTTACGCTCACGCCCCAGAACGGCTTCGCCGGAACCGTTTCCCTTTCCCTCGTAAACCCGCCTAGTGGGGTTTCCCTCAGCCCCACCAGTGTGAGCGTTCCGGGTAGCGGTCCGGTACAGCAGGCCCTGACGATCTCCACCACGGGGAGCACCCCTACGGGAACCCACATCCTCACGATCAAGGCCACCTCTGGCTCCCTCGAGCGCACCGCCACCCTCAGCCTCACCGTCAACCCGCCGCCTTCCTTTGACCTCTCCCTGAACCCGACTTCTCTCACGGTCCAGCAGGGGCAGTCGGCAGGGACCACCCTGACCCTGACCCCTCAGAACGGCTTTGCGGGCACCGTAAATCTGACCTTGGAGAACCAGGACGGCACCCCCGCTCCTTCCGGGATTACCCTTACCCCTACCTCGGTGGCGGTGAGCGGGTCTAGCCCGGCGACTCAGACCTTGACCCTGGGCGTGAACGCGGGCGTGGCCCCGGGGACCTACGCCCTTCGGATGAAGGCCACTTCTGGGAGCCTGGTTAAGACCGCGAACCTGAGCCTGACCGTTACCGCCCCGCCCCCGGACTTCACCCTTTCCCTGAACCCCACCTCTCTCACGGTTCAGCAGGGGAGTAGCGGGACCACCCAGCTCACCCTGACCCCGCAGAACGGGTTCGCGGGGACGGTGAACCTGACCTTGGAGAAGCAGGACGGTACGGCGGCCCCGAGTGGGATCACCCTGAGCCCCGCCGCAGTTGTGGTGACGGGGGGGGCACCTACGATCCAGACCCTGACCCTGAGCGTAGGTGGGAGTGTGTCCACCGGAACCTACAACCTTCGGGTGAAGGCCACCTCCGGGAACCTGACGAAGACGGCCAACTTCACCCTGAACGTGACCGCTCCGCCCCCGCCTCCCAGCTTCACCCTCTCCCTGAACCCCACCTCTCTCACGGTTCAGCAGGGGGGTAGCGAAACCACCCAGCTGACCCTGACCCCTCAGAACGGGTTTACGGGCACCGTGAACCTCTCCCTCTTTGACCGGAGCACGAGCTCCCCGGTGGATGGGATTACCCTGAGCCCCACCACGCTCACGGTGAGCGGGTCCAGCGCGGTGACCCAAACCCTGACCGTGGGGGTGGCCTCGAGCGTGGCCCCAGGGAGCTACGCCCTCAAGGTGCGGGCCCAGGGGGGTTCGGTGGTGCGGGAGGCGAACCTGGACCTTACCGTCCAGGCTGGGGGCTCCCTGCCCGACCTCTACATCGCCAAGGCCGAGTGGGGCCAGACGGTGGTCAAGGAGAACCTTCGCCTGGTGGAAGGGAAGGAGGCCCTCCTCCGGGTCTACCTCCTCGCGGACCGGTCAGGAGTGAGCGGCACCCTCTCGGGGGCGGTCTACCAGGGGAGCACCTTCCGGGGGAACCTGAGCTTCACCTGCCCCTCGCCCCTGCCCACCTCGGTGAACCCCTCGAGCCTCTCCTATTCCTGCAACGCCAC is a window from the Thermus filiformis genome containing:
- a CDS encoding PKD domain-containing protein; this encodes MRTAFGFLALVLLLSACELFSANRPPVISGFSASPLSGSAPLSVSFSWTASDPDGDALACALSPGDGTPAYQGCAPRSHTYAVPGTYTARLTVSDGRGGQVERSLSVQVKPPSDFTLSLNPTSLTVQQGGSGTTQLTLTPQNGFTGTVSLALEDQNGNPAPGGIALSPNTLTVSGSNPVIQTLTLSVASGVAPGSYALRVKAQSGSLSRTASLALTVTGSQSSDFTLTLESSQLTVSPGGIAYVRLVLNGTYTGQVALSLVDANRNPFSQVTLSPTSAPVPSAPMLELAASSSLAPGTYSLYVRGTGGSLVRETPLTLTVSSPPAPTFSLALNPTSLAVVQGGSGQVTLTLTPQNGFAGTVSLSLVNPPSGVSLSPTSVSVPGSGPVQQALTISTTGSTPTGTHILTIKATSGSLERTATLSLTVNPPPSFDLSLNPTSLTVQQGQSAGTTLTLTPQNGFAGTVNLTLENQDGTPAPSGITLTPTSVAVSGSSPATQTLTLGVNAGVAPGTYALRMKATSGSLVKTANLSLTVTAPPPDFTLSLNPTSLTVQQGSSGTTQLTLTPQNGFAGTVNLTLEKQDGTAAPSGITLSPAAVVVTGGAPTIQTLTLSVGGSVSTGTYNLRVKATSGNLTKTANFTLNVTAPPPPPSFTLSLNPTSLTVQQGGSETTQLTLTPQNGFTGTVNLSLFDRSTSSPVDGITLSPTTLTVSGSSAVTQTLTVGVASSVAPGSYALKVRAQGGSVVREANLDLTVQAGGSLPDLYIAKAEWGQTVVKENLRLVEGKEALLRVYLLADRSGVSGTLSGAVYQGSTFRGNLSFTCPSPLPTSVNPSSLSYSCNATLPASWVAPGLRVVLTADPNNQVAEANENNNTLTLTPQVGAGTVLYLTAVPVIHQGTQAQVPPFAEVVRKIWPLKEVSYTTRAPYTTQVTLSSNDGNTWGQLLDELRILRQTDGSNRYYYGFVRVNYTSGIAGIGYVGYPVAVGWDYTNSAPAVMAHELGHNFGRQHTPCGVTGDPNYPYPSGSIGTWGYDLTKGELKDPSQYKDLMSYCSPLWISDYTYEGAQSFLESTPPQPQSLSFGEYVLLSGRIEGDLVRLYPPVYYTGYPAEVKPGEYRLEADTEKGSVTLSFAPMEDSEGGLSFQVSLPAAPRSLRVYRGSALLLERQATLAPQAVPEAELKEEGGKVVLTWQGAPYASLAHVAPDGTRTTLGLWHTGGRSEFSTEGLPPGGWFEVQLSDGVSLEVRRFPR
- the proB gene encoding glutamate 5-kinase, with the translated sequence MRPGLDAKTLVVKVGSAVLAGEGGLDLEVMAHLAEQMAALRREGRRLALVSSGAVAAGMRHLGLPRPKDMPGKQALAAVGQPLLMEAWRKAFRPFGVEVAQVLLTAEDLESRARYLNARGTLEKLFELGVLPVINENDTVAFDEIRFGDNDQLSAQVSAVVGAGLLVLLSDVDALYEEDPKKNPQARPLKEVGRVEEVLGLAGEGNPLGSGGMRSKLLAAKRAADVGIPTLLLPGRERAALLRALKGEALGTYFHARARYRGEKVWLYHLRRPKGELVLDRGAARALRERGASLLPAGIKAVRGRFGRGEPVRLLDEEGREVGVGLANYAAEEVARILGRKTREIEEVLGYRYTEEVVHRDHLALKEEA